A segment of the Candidatus Dormiibacterota bacterium genome:
CGACGCCAACAGCACCAACGGCGGCAACGCCGCCTCGACCAGCGGCCCGGCCGCGGGTGGGGCCGGCGGCGGTGCCACGGGCGGCGCCTCGGGCGACGCCAACGGCACCTCGGTGACCGGCAACGGCGGTTCCACCGGCAGCGCGGACGCGACCGGCGGGGCCACCGGCTCCTCCACCAGCGGCGCGGCCACCAGCGGAGCGGCCACCGGTGCCAACGGCGGCAACTCGGACACCGGGTCCTGCACCGGCGGCTCCGGCGGGTCCGCCAACGGCGGCGCCGGCTCCGGCAACGGCAACGGCAACGCCAACGGCACCGGCGACAACAACGGCAGCGGCAACGGCCTCGGCGGCGGCAACTCGCCCGGTGCGACCGGCGACGGCAACGGTGTCGGCAACAACGGCGGCGGCGGCACCGGCGGCGCCGGCGCCAGCTGCACCAACAGCGGCGCCGCGGGCGGCGCGGCGGCGGCGAACACCTCGGGTCCGGCGGCCTCGGGCGCTTCCAGCAACTCCGGCGGCACGGCGGCCGGCGGCAGCAACACCGGCGGCGACGCCAACGGCGCGCCGGGGACCGGCGGTCTCACGGCCGGTGGCACCGGCACCGGCGGCGCCGGCGCCGCCGGCACCAGCACCAGCAGCCCCGCGGTGGGCGGCAGCTCCGCGGGCGGCACCAACACCGGCGGCCAGGGCAACGGGGCGGCGGCCAACGGCGCTCCGGCGGCCGGCGGCGACGCCAGCGGCGGCGCGGGCGCGGCGGGCACCAACTTCGGCGCTCCCGCCACGGCCAACGCGGGCCAGGGCAACGGCGCTGCGGGCACCAACAACGGGGCTCCGGCGACCGGCGGCAACTCCAGCGGCAACGGTGGCGCGGGCGGCACCGCCACGGCGACCGGCGCCCCGAGCGGCGACGGTGGCTCGAACGTCGGCAACGCGGTCGCGACCGGCGGCGCCGGCGCCGAGGGCGCCCCGGGCGCTCCGGCGAGCAACAACAACGCGCAGACCTCCAAGCAGACCAACACCCAGACGCAGAAGCAGAAGCAGACCAGCACTGCGAAGACGATCAACAACAGCTAGTCGTCGTGACCCGGGGGGTGGCCACCGTGGCCACCCCTCCGGTGCCCCGACGGAGTCGGGGGGAAAGGGGGCCCCGGGGCGTGACCCGGGGCCCTTCTTCGTGCTCCGGGTTCCCGCGGCCGCCGCAAGACCGGCGACGGTGACTCCGTTGACACACTGGACCGGGGACCCGCCACCCCGGCCGCCCTGCCCACCGGGTGCGGCGCCCGAGCCGGCCTCCGACGGGGGCGGGCGACCTCGGCGGGACGCTGGGGGACGGAGCGCATGCGCCGGATGAATCGACGGTCCGCGGTGGGTCTGCTCGTGCTCGTGGTCCCCGCGACCGCGCTGCTCGGAGCCATGGTGGGCCGTGCCGCTCCCGGCCTCGTCCCCGGCATCGCCGCCGCCGGTCCCGCCTCGACGACGTTCACCCACCCGGGAGGTGGCCAGCGCTTCACCGTCCCCGCCCGAGTGACCAGCGTCCACGTGACCGTGGCCGGGGGATCGGGTGGCCGCGGCGGGGGAGGGGCCGCGGGTGGCCAGGGCGCGGTGGTGACCGCCGACGTCCCGGTGACCGCGGGGACCACCCTGGTCATCGACGTGGGGGGGCCGGGCAGCTCCTCGACGCTCGCCTACAGCGGCGGCGGCGGGGGGGCGTCCTCCGACGTGCGCGCCATCCTCCCCGGCTCTCCGGGGACACAGTCGTCGCGCCTGGTGGTCGCCGGCGGCGGCGGCGGTGGCGGCGGGGCCGGCACGGTCCCGGCCGGTGGCGGCGGCGTGGGCGGGGCCGCGGACACCGGAGGGGCGGGCGCCGCGGCCGACGGCGGTGGCGGTGGGGGCCGTGGCGGCCTCGCCGACGTGGCCGGCTCGGGCGGCAACCCCGGCGGCTTCGGTGGCGGGTACAGCGCCGGTGGCGCCGGTGCCCTCGCCAGGGTGGGCTCCGGCAACGGCGGCGGTGGCGGCGGCGGCTGGTTCGGCGGGGGCGGTGGCGGCGCCGGGCTCCGCGGCGCCGGCGGCGGCGGCGGCGGCGGCGGTGCCAGCTGGGTCACCCCGCTCGCGACCGGGGCGTCGGTGACCCTCGACCCCGCCGGCCGGGCCGCGGTGACCATCTCTCCCGCGCCGGTCACCGGCGTCGGCCTCCCGCCGGTGGTGCATGCCATCGTGATCGGCGCGCTCGCGCTGGTCATCGTCATCTGCCTGGTGCTGCTCGTCCGCGGCCAGGGGAGGAGGACCCCGCCTCCGGGTGGCGCCGGCCGCTCCACCGTGAGCCCGCGTCCGCTGACGGAGACGGTCAGGGTGGCCGCCGCGGATCCGGCGCCCGTCGGGGCAGGCGCCGGCGGCGGTAACGGCAGCGCCGGCCGCCGCGGCCGTGATCACGCGGAGCGGTGATCGCGGGCGGTCGCGGCCCGGGCCCCGATCACAAGAACGCCGGCCCGGCGCCGTTGTGAGACCAGGGAGTGCGCCTCCCACGCCCGCGGGTCAGGCCAAGGAAGGGATTCGATGAGACTGCTGCCGGGAGCCAGGCCGTCCCTGGCGCTGCTCGCAGGCGCGTGCGGGCTGGCGGCGCTGACGGCGACGGGACCTGGTGAGGTCCGCGCCGCAGCGGCGTCGCAGACGGCCACGGGGCACGCCTCGCCGACCCCACGCCCGACCACCGCCTCCACCGCGGCCCCGCTGCACACCCCGGCCGCGACCACCCCGGTGCCTGCCACCCCGGCTCCGGCACCGGCGGCGACCGATGTTCCCAGCCCCGCCCCATCGGCGGCGGCGACGCCCACCCCCGCGGCCTCCGCCCCGCACGCGCACGACATCACCGCGCTGGTGCCGTCGATTCCCCGGTACAGCCTGCCCACCTTCATCGTGGTGCCGGTGGGCACGCCCCCG
Coding sequences within it:
- a CDS encoding IPTL-CTERM sorting domain-containing protein gives rise to the protein MGLLVLVVPATALLGAMVGRAAPGLVPGIAAAGPASTTFTHPGGGQRFTVPARVTSVHVTVAGGSGGRGGGGAAGGQGAVVTADVPVTAGTTLVIDVGGPGSSSTLAYSGGGGGASSDVRAILPGSPGTQSSRLVVAGGGGGGGGAGTVPAGGGGVGGAADTGGAGAAADGGGGGGRGGLADVAGSGGNPGGFGGGYSAGGAGALARVGSGNGGGGGGGWFGGGGGGAGLRGAGGGGGGGGASWVTPLATGASVTLDPAGRAAVTISPAPVTGVGLPPVVHAIVIGALALVIVICLVLLVRGQGRRTPPPGGAGRSTVSPRPLTETVRVAAADPAPVGAGAGGGNGSAGRRGRDHAER